A stretch of DNA from Streptomyces rubradiris:
GGAACACCGCGAGCAGGACGGAGACCACGGCGACGAGCACACAGCCCATGGCCGCCGCGTAGCCGAACTGGCCGTAGCGGAAGGCCTCTTCGTAGGCGAAGAGCATGGGCAGCCGGGTCTTGCCGCCGGGTCCGCCGCCGGTGAGGACGTAGACCAGGGCGAAGGAGTTGAGGTTCCAGATCAGGTTCAGCGCGGTGATGGCGAGGGCCACGGGTCTGAGCGCGGGCCAGGTGACCGTGCGGAAGCGGCGCCAGGCGCCCGCGCCGTCGACCGCGGCCGCCTCGCGGAGTTCGCGGGGGACGTTCTGCAGTCCGGCGAGCAGGGCGACCGTGGTCTGCGGCAGGCCCGCCCAGACGCCGACGACGATGACCGCGGGCAGCGCGGTGGCCAGGCCGCTCAGCCAGTCCCGGCCGTCCCCGAGGCCGAGGCCGCGCAGGGTCTCGTTGAGGACGCCCGCGTCCGGGTTGTAGACGAGCCGCCACATGATGCCGACGACGACCTCGGGCATCGCCCAGGGCACGATCGTGAGGGCGCGGGCCAGGCCGCGCAGCCGTAGGTCCTGGTTCAGCAGCAGGGCCAGGCCGAGCGCCAGCAGGAACTGGGGCACGGTGACGCCCACCGCCCAGACCAGGCCGATGCGGAACGACTCCCAGAACAGCGTGTCGTGCAGCAGGTCCCGGAAGTTGAGGACGCCGATCCAGCGGGTGGCGGCCGTCCGGCCGGACTGGGCGTCGGTGAAGGCCAGCAGGACGCCGTAGAGCAGCGGGCCTACGCTGAGCAGCAGGATCGGGATGAGGGCGGGCAGGACCAGGAACCAGGCGCCGCGGTCGGAGGTCCGGAGTCCGGCTCGGGGGTGTGCCCCCGCCGCCGGTGTCCGCGCTTCGGCCACCTCTGTCACGGAATCAACCCCTTTGCCTGCCCCGGTTGGCGTGTTCATGGTCGTGAAGGCCCGGTACCCCGTCAAGGGCCCGCGCACCACCGCCGACCTGTACGGATGCGAGACTGGCCGGGCACCGGACGGACACGGCACGGGAAGACGGCACGGAGGCGGGACGATGGACGAGGCACGCGCGCGGGACGTACTGGCCGCGACGGGGGTGCTCCCGGGACCGGCCCGGGACGCCCGGCTGGTGGCCTTCGGCGAGAACGCGGTGTTCGCCGCCGGCGACGTGGTGGTGAAGGTCGGCCGGGACGCCGAGCTGCTGCCGCGGGCCGAGCGCGAACTGGCCGTCGCCGCCTGGCTGGCCGAGGCGGGCGTGCCGGCGGTGCGGGCGGCCGAGCCGAAGCCCCTGCTGGTGGACGGCCACCCGGTGACGGTGTGGCACCGGCTGCCGGACGCCGTACGGCCCGCCGAGCCACGGGATCTCGCCGCACTGCTGCGCATCGTGCACGCCCTCCCCTCTCCCTCGTTCGCCTTGCCGCCCCGCGATCTGCTGGGCGGTGTGGAGCGCTGGCTGCGGCTCGCGGGTGACGCGATTGCCCCGGAGGACGCGGCCTACCTCCGTGCGCGCCGCGACGGCTTCGCGGCGCGGGCGGCGGCGCTGACACCCCATCTGCCGCCGGGGCCGGTCCACGGCGACGCGCTGCCCCGCAATGTGCACGTCGGGCCGGACGGGCCGGTCCTGGTCGACCTGGAGACCTTCTCCGCGGACCTGCGCGAGCACGACCTGGTGGTCATGGCCCTCTCCCGCGACCGCTACGGGCTGCCCGCCGAGGCGTACGACTCCTTCACCGGTACCTACGGCTGGGACGTGCGCGAGTGGGACGGCTGCGAGGTGCTGCGCGGTGCCCGGGAGACGGCCAGCTGCGCGTGGGTGGCCCAGCACGCCCCGGCCAACCCGAAGGCCCTGGCCGAGTTCCGGCGCCGGGTGGCGTCCCTGCGGGGCGGGGACGAGACGGTGCGGTGGTATCCGTTCTGACGGTGCCTCGTCCGGAAGGGTCAGGGGCGCCACGACGCGCCCACGGAGGACATCGCTACGCGGGCTGGTCCTCGGTCAGCTCGCGGAGCGGCCACGCGCCGTCGACCACCGCGTCCGTCTCGCCCTTGCGCCGCAGGAACGCCTGGAAGTCCGCCGCCCATTCGGCGTACCACTGGATCTGACGCCGGTGCAGTTCGGCGGGGCCGAGGGCGGCGATCTTCGGGTGCCGGTCGGCTATCGCGGAGGCGAGCCGCGCGGCGGCGAGGGCGTCGGCGGTGGCGTCGTGGGCCGCGCCCAGGACTATGCCGTACTCGGCGCAGACCGCCTCCAGGTTCCGTTTGCCGCGGCGGTAGCGGTCGGCCCAGCGGTCGATGGTGTACGGGTCGACGACCGGAGCGGGGGCGGTGCCGAGCCGGTCGGTCAGGGACGGCAGGCCGTACCGGCGCAGTTCGGCGGAGAGCAGGGTGAGGTCGAAGGCCGCGTTGTAGGCGACGACCGGGACGCCCGTCCTCCAGTACGACACCAGGACGTCCGCGATGGCGTCGGCCACCTGGTCGGCCGGGCGGCCCTCGGCCGCCGCGCGTGCGGTGCTGATGCCATGGACCGCGACCGCGTCGGCCGGGATCTCCACGCCCGGATCGGCCAGCCACTCCCGGTGGCCCGCGGGCTCACCGGCCCTGACCTCGATCACGGCACCGGTGACGATGCGCGCCCGACGCGGATCGGTCCCGGTCGTCTCCAGGTCGAAGCCGATCAGCAGCTCCTGGTGCCAGCCCATGGGCGGCCCCCCTTCTCGGTGGTGCTTTCCCCCAGTGCCTCCACCATCGCACGCGGCACTGACAATCCGCCGACGGCCTCGCCCCGCCCGGCTCCGGCGGGTCAGGACACCGGGCGCGAATCCGCCCAAGCCAGCTCGAATTCCTCGCGGTATGTCGGGAAAAGACCGGATTCTCCGGCATCGTCGGACGTGACCAGCCGGCTGCCGTTGCGCAGCACCAGGACCGGGGACTCCATCCCGCGCGCCCCCCGCAGATAGGACTGCACCACCGCGACGCCGTCCGCCCCGTCGCCGTCCACCAGGTAGGCGGTGAAGCGGGGCGTCTCGTCGTACACCTGGATCTCGAATGCGCCCGGGTCGCGCAGCCGGGACCGCACCCGGCGCATGTGCAGGATGTTCATCTCCACCGAGCGGCTCAGTTCGCCCCGTTTCATCCCCAGTTCGCGCTCGCGGCGCTTGACCGAGCTGGAGGCCGGGTTGAGGAAGAGCAGCCGCACCCGGCAGCCGGACTCGGCGAGCCGGACCAGGCGGCGCCCGGAGAAGTTCTGCACCAGCAGGTTGAGGCCGATGCCGATGGCGTCGAGCCGGCGGGCGCCGCCGAAGATGTCCTCGGCCGGGAACTGGCGCAGCAGCCGCACCCGGTCGGAGTGGACCGCGACGACGTCCGCGTACCGGTCACCGACCAGGTCCTCGACCGCGTCCACGGGCAGCCGGCGCGCCGAGGGCACGTCCCCGCCCGCGCCGAGCATCTCCAGCAGCCTGGCCGAGGCCCGCTCGGCCTGGCCCAGTACCGCCTCGGACAGGGCCCGGTTGCGGGAGACGACGTTGCGGGTCACCTCCAGCTCGTCCAGGGCGAGTTCGAGGTCACGGCGCTCGTCGAAGTAGGGCTCGAAGCACGGCCAGTGCTGCACCACCAGCTCGCGCAGCTGCGGCAGGGTGAGGAAGCTGAGGACGTTGTCGTCGGCCGGGTCGAGCAGGTAGCCCTTGCGGCGGCTGACCTCGCGGACGGCGACCGCCCGCTGCACCCACTCCTGTCCGGCCGGGCCGGCCGCGGCCACCACCCACTCGTCGCCGTGGACGGGTTCGTAGACGGGCCGCAGCACGGCGGCCACGACCGCGCGCAGCCGTTGTTCGACGAGGTTCAGCCAGATGTAGGCCCGGCCGGCCCGCTGGGCGCGGGTGCGCACCTCGCGCCAGGCGTCGGCGTCCCAGTCCAGCTCCGGGCCGATGGACCCCGCGTCCATCGGCCGGGCCAGGGACACCGCGCCGGGCGGGACGTCTGCGGAGTTCCCCTCGTGACCCTCGTCACCAGGAGGCAGCTCCAGCCCTCCCGAGCCCACCCGTGCACCGCCTTCCGCTCCCGGGGCTTCCCATCTCAACGATCAAGGAAGCCTACTCCGGGAGCGGCCGGCGGTGCAGCCGGATGGACAGGTCGGTGTCCCGGCTGCTTTGCTCAACTACGCCATTCCCAGTGCCCGTTCTGCCATGCCAGTTCCTTGGGAGTGAGCGGATTCATAGCCGTGACGTCCCGGGGGGCGATGGAAAAGCCCTGCCAGTGCACGGGCATGGGCTGCTGGTCCTCGTCCCGGGCGATGTGGTGGAAGCCGACGTTCACCCAGACCACGGGATGGGTGAGGGTCTGGCCGTTCACCCACTTGTCGACGGACTTCGGGTGGCCCGTCGCGCACTTGGGGTTGTCGTTGGCGAACAGCTCGCACTTGTCGTACTGGGTGACGTACAGGTCGTGCCGGGTGAAGGGGCGGCCCGGGTACTTGGTGGTGGGTCCGGGGACCAGTTCGTACGAACGGGCGTGCCCGTCCTTGTTCTTGCCGGTCGCGCTGACCATCCGCCACCAGCGGTAGTTCTTGTAGTCGCCCGCGAACTCCTTGGCCGGCCTGGTGCGGGTGGTCCTGGCGGTCGGGCCCTCCTGCCGCCCGGAGGGGGCGCTGACGGTGGAGTCGTACTGCTCGACCTTCGTCCCGGAGGAGCCGTCGAGGCCGAAGTCGAGCCGCCAGAAGACGTTGTGGCTGTGGCTGGTCGCGTAGTCCTTGGCGTTCTTGCCGATGGGCCAGCCGCGCCCGTCCTGGGCGTTGTAGTCCTCCCAGGAGAGACTGCCGGTGGCGCCGACGTTCATGTTGACCGTGCCGTCGTCCTGGAAGCGCCACTCGGTGATGTACTCGTACCAGCCGACCTGGTTGACCGTGTACACCAGCAGGTCCTTGCCCTGCTGCTGGTAGGTCTTGTCCGACTGGACGATGTCGTGCATCCGGTAGGCGTGGCCACGCGAACGGGTGGTCGTGCACAGCCCCTTGACGTTCGGGTTCCTCGGGTCGCCGTCCGGGACCTTGACGGTCTTGATGGTGCCGCCGGGACACTCGCCGGGCGACAGTGTCATCAGCTCCTGGGCGAAGCCCTGGCCCGTCAGGTCGTAGTACTCGTGCTTGCCGTCGTCGTAGGGGACGTGGACCTGGGCGAGCCTGGCGCTGTTGAGGACCTTGATCGGCTTGGTCTCGCCCTTGGGCTGGTAGGAGACGTTCTCCAGGACGAGGCCGGCCTTGCTGTCGTAGCGCCAGCACATCCGCCAGGTCGTGCCGGTGGTGAGCTTCTGTTCGATCGTGTAGGCGGCGCTGCAGCCCGGGGCCGCGGCGGGGGCGGTGCGCGGCCGGGCCGCGGCGGGACCCGCGCCGGCCGTCGCGGCGGCGGCCAGCGCGGCCAGGGACACTCCGACGGCCGCGGTCTTGCGGGCGGCGCGGCCGAGGGCGCGCGGCCGGGCGCCGCCGGGCAGGCGCTGTTCGGGCAGGTGCTGCGCAGACAGACGCTGTTCGGGCAGGCGCTGTTCAGACAGGTGCTGTTCAGACAGGTGCTGCGCAGACAGACGCTGTTCGGGCAGGTGCTGTTCGGGCATGGTGGGACGACTCCTTGCCGAGGTCAGGGATGTGCGGGCGGTCAGCCGCGGTCGAGGGCGGCGGTCGTGC
This window harbors:
- a CDS encoding SAV2148 family HEPN domain-containing protein yields the protein MGSGGLELPPGDEGHEGNSADVPPGAVSLARPMDAGSIGPELDWDADAWREVRTRAQRAGRAYIWLNLVEQRLRAVVAAVLRPVYEPVHGDEWVVAAAGPAGQEWVQRAVAVREVSRRKGYLLDPADDNVLSFLTLPQLRELVVQHWPCFEPYFDERRDLELALDELEVTRNVVSRNRALSEAVLGQAERASARLLEMLGAGGDVPSARRLPVDAVEDLVGDRYADVVAVHSDRVRLLRQFPAEDIFGGARRLDAIGIGLNLLVQNFSGRRLVRLAESGCRVRLLFLNPASSSVKRRERELGMKRGELSRSVEMNILHMRRVRSRLRDPGAFEIQVYDETPRFTAYLVDGDGADGVAVVQSYLRGARGMESPVLVLRNGSRLVTSDDAGESGLFPTYREEFELAWADSRPVS
- a CDS encoding phosphotransferase enzyme family protein, which gives rise to MDEARARDVLAATGVLPGPARDARLVAFGENAVFAAGDVVVKVGRDAELLPRAERELAVAAWLAEAGVPAVRAAEPKPLLVDGHPVTVWHRLPDAVRPAEPRDLAALLRIVHALPSPSFALPPRDLLGGVERWLRLAGDAIAPEDAAYLRARRDGFAARAAALTPHLPPGPVHGDALPRNVHVGPDGPVLVDLETFSADLREHDLVVMALSRDRYGLPAEAYDSFTGTYGWDVREWDGCEVLRGARETASCAWVAQHAPANPKALAEFRRRVASLRGGDETVRWYPF
- a CDS encoding carbohydrate ABC transporter permease; the protein is MTEVAEARTPAAGAHPRAGLRTSDRGAWFLVLPALIPILLLSVGPLLYGVLLAFTDAQSGRTAATRWIGVLNFRDLLHDTLFWESFRIGLVWAVGVTVPQFLLALGLALLLNQDLRLRGLARALTIVPWAMPEVVVGIMWRLVYNPDAGVLNETLRGLGLGDGRDWLSGLATALPAVIVVGVWAGLPQTTVALLAGLQNVPRELREAAAVDGAGAWRRFRTVTWPALRPVALAITALNLIWNLNSFALVYVLTGGGPGGKTRLPMLFAYEEAFRYGQFGYAAAMGCVLVAVVSVLLAVFLAGRLRGGADA
- a CDS encoding 3'-5' exonuclease, with amino-acid sequence MGWHQELLIGFDLETTGTDPRRARIVTGAVIEVRAGEPAGHREWLADPGVEIPADAVAVHGISTARAAAEGRPADQVADAIADVLVSYWRTGVPVVAYNAAFDLTLLSAELRRYGLPSLTDRLGTAPAPVVDPYTIDRWADRYRRGKRNLEAVCAEYGIVLGAAHDATADALAAARLASAIADRHPKIAALGPAELHRRQIQWYAEWAADFQAFLRRKGETDAVVDGAWPLRELTEDQPA
- a CDS encoding copper amine oxidase: MPEQRLPGGARPRALGRAARKTAAVGVSLAALAAAATAGAGPAAARPRTAPAAAPGCSAAYTIEQKLTTGTTWRMCWRYDSKAGLVLENVSYQPKGETKPIKVLNSARLAQVHVPYDDGKHEYYDLTGQGFAQELMTLSPGECPGGTIKTVKVPDGDPRNPNVKGLCTTTRSRGHAYRMHDIVQSDKTYQQQGKDLLVYTVNQVGWYEYITEWRFQDDGTVNMNVGATGSLSWEDYNAQDGRGWPIGKNAKDYATSHSHNVFWRLDFGLDGSSGTKVEQYDSTVSAPSGRQEGPTARTTRTRPAKEFAGDYKNYRWWRMVSATGKNKDGHARSYELVPGPTTKYPGRPFTRHDLYVTQYDKCELFANDNPKCATGHPKSVDKWVNGQTLTHPVVWVNVGFHHIARDEDQQPMPVHWQGFSIAPRDVTAMNPLTPKELAWQNGHWEWRS